The Polyangium mundeleinium genome contains the following window.
CTGCCGACGAGGCGCGCGTCGAGCTCGCGAGACGCCGCGCTGCGGGCCTCGTCACCGGCGCTGCCTTGCGTGCGCCCGGCGCCGCCGTGGATCCTCCCGTCGAGATCTTGCCTGCGGACCCCGAGGGGTACGCGGCTGCGCTTTATGCGGCGCTCCATCGCCTCGACGACGCGGGCTGCGACAGCGTCGTGGTCGAAGCACCTCCGGCGGGCTCTGCGTGGGCTGCCGTCCACGATCGCCTGCGTCGCGCCTCTTCTGCTTGAGCGCGGGAATTGCTGACGCCCCCTCGCGGGTTGTGGCAAAACGGGAGAGCCAGCTCTTGGGATGACGAAGCTCGTGGTTCGTTCGGATCAAAAGAAGAAGCGCCCCGCGCGTACGACGCGTGGTTCGCTCCGGTCCACGCTCCCGGCGATTGGCATCGCGGCGCTCGTGGTCGCGGCCGCGACGTCGACCCACGCGGGGCCGCTCCTCGATCAGCCGCCTAAGCTCTACACCTTCAAGCTCGACGACCCGTCCGCGCCGCGCCTCGGCCTCTTGCGCGCGTACCTCAACGCCGAGGTCGAGAGCCCCGGCCCGCTGCGTCGCTACATCTGGGGACCCTTCGGCCAGTGGCGGAACGAGCCGTGGTTGCAGCTCGCGTGGCGCCACGCGCAAGCGGAAGGCGATGCCGCGGACGAACCTCACGCGTCGCACGACGACCTTCACGCGTTCGGATCGAGCCGCGTTCGTCTGCTCGACGACGCGTCCGCGAGCTTCGCGGCGCTTCAGGTGTTCCGCGTGGCCTCCGAGGGCTCGGGGATCCTGCGCATCGAGCCCGACGTCCTGCCGTCCTGGTCGTGGAACGGCCTCGACCCCGCGCGCGCACCTGCGCTGCTCGCCTCGACCGGCCCGAGCTTCGCTTCGAACGGCTTCGACTCGCTCTGGGCGGCGCCGCCAAAGCCCGTGCGTGACTGGCGTTGCCGTCGTCGCCCCGTGACGTTCGTTCGCGGCTCCGGCGAGCGTGACGTCTTCCCGCTCGTGCGTTGTGATGGCTCCGTCGCGCCCGAGGC
Protein-coding sequences here:
- a CDS encoding YcbK family protein, which produces MTKLVVRSDQKKKRPARTTRGSLRSTLPAIGIAALVVAAATSTHAGPLLDQPPKLYTFKLDDPSAPRLGLLRAYLNAEVESPGPLRRYIWGPFGQWRNEPWLQLAWRHAQAEGDAADEPHASHDDLHAFGSSRVRLLDDASASFAALQVFRVASEGSGILRIEPDVLPSWSWNGLDPARAPALLASTGPSFASNGFDSLWAAPPKPVRDWRCRRRPVTFVRGSGERDVFPLVRCDGSVAPEALDRLSIMMRPADVARPADLLPDEPDPEAVRKGEWISDVRLVHPRLLWALQRIADSFPWRPIYIYSGYRPGAKVAGTSHQSMHAAARAADIQVHGIPNATIFQLCRALDDVGCGFYPNSKFVHVDVRRPGTGHALWIDASGPSEPPQYVDSWPGVLEKGGMAWAPAHATPGVVEWSSRLPSGASMPAPPRYGGPP